A section of the Microbacterium sp. MM2322 genome encodes:
- the efeU gene encoding iron uptake transporter permease EfeU: MLASLLPPFLIGLREGLEAALVVGILVAYLTRIERRDVLPKLWAGVGLAAALVVVIGAVLTFGAYALTFQAQELIGGLLSLLAVGMVTWMIFWMQRTARTMRSHLEGGVDRALAMSGFWGIVLIGFVSVAREGIETTLFLWSMVQSAGQEGPGLAGAVLGIAVAVVLGWLLARGVVRLDLRRFFAWTGGFLVIVAAGVLAYAFHDLQEAGVLPGPFSGSATIDPATGSVGVGWAGFPFGWAFDVTAQIPPGGTLAAILQATVGFMPEMTWLQVIAWALYIAAVGTFFVRGLIRRTPAPKPAASPDTLAPRHAPQGAS, encoded by the coding sequence GTGCTCGCCTCGCTCCTCCCTCCCTTCCTCATCGGCCTTCGCGAAGGCCTCGAGGCCGCCCTCGTCGTCGGCATCCTCGTCGCCTATCTGACCCGGATCGAGCGGCGCGACGTCCTGCCGAAGCTGTGGGCAGGCGTGGGCCTCGCCGCCGCCCTGGTCGTCGTCATCGGCGCCGTCCTCACCTTCGGCGCCTATGCGCTGACCTTCCAGGCCCAGGAGCTCATCGGCGGGCTCCTCTCCCTCCTCGCGGTGGGAATGGTGACATGGATGATCTTCTGGATGCAGCGCACCGCCCGGACGATGCGATCCCACCTCGAGGGCGGTGTCGATCGCGCACTCGCCATGAGCGGGTTCTGGGGGATCGTGCTGATCGGCTTCGTGTCGGTGGCGCGTGAGGGAATCGAGACGACGCTCTTCCTCTGGTCGATGGTGCAGTCCGCCGGCCAGGAAGGCCCCGGACTGGCGGGCGCGGTCCTCGGGATCGCGGTCGCCGTCGTCCTCGGCTGGCTGCTCGCCCGCGGTGTCGTCCGCCTCGATCTCCGCAGGTTCTTCGCGTGGACCGGCGGGTTCCTCGTCATCGTCGCCGCCGGGGTGCTCGCCTACGCCTTCCATGACCTGCAGGAAGCCGGCGTCCTCCCCGGCCCCTTCTCGGGATCGGCCACGATCGACCCCGCCACGGGCAGCGTCGGCGTCGGATGGGCCGGATTCCCGTTCGGCTGGGCCTTCGACGTCACGGCGCAGATCCCGCCGGGCGGCACACTCGCCGCCATCTTGCAGGCGACCGTCGGCTTCATGCCCGAGATGACCTGGCTGCAGGTGATCGCCTGGGCCCTCTACATCGCCGCCGTCGGCACGTTCTTCGTCCGCGGTCTCATCCGGCGGACGCCCGCCCCGAAGCCGGCCGCCTCCCCTGACACTCTCGCCCCTCGTCACGCCCCCCAAGGAGCATCATGA
- a CDS encoding DUF2273 domain-containing protein translates to MSTTIIGALTGAILAVVALVFGFWGFLLTALFMAIGAVIGRIASGKLDVRAVTDAFTGRRTS, encoded by the coding sequence ATGAGCACCACGATCATCGGCGCACTGACCGGCGCCATCCTCGCTGTCGTCGCCCTCGTGTTCGGGTTCTGGGGATTCCTCCTCACCGCCCTGTTCATGGCGATCGGCGCGGTCATCGGCCGCATCGCGTCGGGCAAGCTCGACGTCCGCGCGGTGACTGACGCCTTCACGGGACGGCGCACCTCCTGA
- a CDS encoding RNA polymerase sigma factor: protein MHRRERIIDSPPRDVPDRILVQRAVDGDTSAFGEIVRRHSSLVRAYVYRIVGSVADTDDVVQDAFVTAWKQLPTLRDPSAVRSWLMRIAGREALALATRNSREDALDEAVLPPTPHAQPERAAIQNDRLAALSRALDRLKEDQRRCWLLREVAELSYAEIAEEMNMTDSTVRGLLARARASIAIEMEGWR from the coding sequence CTGCACCGGAGGGAGCGCATCATCGACTCTCCACCGCGCGATGTTCCCGATCGCATCCTCGTCCAGCGCGCCGTCGACGGCGACACGTCCGCCTTCGGCGAGATCGTCCGCCGGCATTCCTCGCTCGTGCGCGCCTATGTGTACCGGATCGTCGGGTCGGTCGCCGACACCGATGACGTCGTGCAGGACGCCTTCGTCACGGCGTGGAAGCAGCTCCCCACGCTCCGCGACCCCTCCGCTGTCCGGTCGTGGCTCATGCGCATCGCCGGACGAGAGGCCCTGGCCCTCGCCACGCGCAACTCGCGAGAGGATGCTCTCGACGAGGCGGTCCTGCCGCCCACTCCGCACGCGCAACCGGAACGCGCCGCGATCCAGAACGACCGCCTCGCCGCCCTCTCGCGGGCGCTCGACCGATTGAAGGAAGATCAACGCCGGTGCTGGCTGCTGCGGGAAGTCGCAGAACTCAGCTACGCCGAGATCGCAGAAGAGATGAACATGACCGACAGCACCGTTCGAGGGTTGCTCGCACGGGCCCGGGCGAGCATCGCGATCGAGATGGAGGGGTGGCGATGA
- a CDS encoding Asp23/Gls24 family envelope stress response protein: MNDDDALECGRSIDELSSYVEAGRTPRDPHIESCPDCLNVIEALERVGQLSRDLVADDAERMPRPPESWFEGILSVIHSELRAGRSFPIHHPDPRVTITVTEGAVRSLVRSSADALDGIYLGRTQIVGDAETPGAPVRIDLTASVAWGRSIPDLTSALRDLVYRVLAEHTELNVTAVNVAVEELHGTEGEE; encoded by the coding sequence ATGAACGACGACGACGCGCTCGAGTGCGGGCGCAGTATCGACGAACTCAGCAGCTACGTCGAAGCCGGTCGGACGCCGCGCGACCCTCACATCGAGTCGTGCCCCGACTGCCTGAACGTCATCGAGGCCCTCGAACGCGTCGGGCAGTTGTCACGCGACCTGGTCGCCGACGACGCCGAGCGGATGCCGCGACCCCCCGAGAGCTGGTTCGAGGGGATCCTCTCGGTCATCCACTCCGAACTCCGCGCGGGTCGCAGCTTCCCGATCCACCACCCCGACCCCCGGGTGACGATCACGGTCACCGAAGGCGCGGTCCGTTCCCTCGTGCGATCCAGCGCCGACGCGCTCGACGGGATCTACCTCGGTCGCACCCAGATCGTCGGCGACGCCGAGACCCCCGGCGCCCCGGTGCGGATCGATCTGACCGCGTCCGTCGCATGGGGTCGCTCGATCCCCGATCTGACCTCCGCCCTCCGCGATCTCGTATACCGCGTGCTCGCCGAGCACACCGAACTCAACGTCACCGCTGTCAACGTCGCCGTCGAAGAGCTTCACGGCACCGAAGGAGAGGAGTGA
- a CDS encoding winged helix DNA-binding domain-containing protein, whose product MDADALRSLRLRSHLLAEPAATVPDVARRLVAVQSQDFAAGRWALGIRTAGDPTVGDVDRAFDEGLLVRAWTQRGTLHIVEPTAVAGILAVTGERQSRAYGIDPAVLDRAERVFRSALDAEGSLTRAAFVDALQRDGVAGSVPACSRILTALSLRGVVALGRVVPREGGVTREQYLVPLPPAETVGDDPAVDLFLAYLRGHGPASTADFAWWAGLPAGATRSVAERAGDRVVRTDDGLLSLPAPGRAAVAPTTIALPAFDEYVLSYAERSLAMGAGDRTTIGPTVNGMVRPVILRGGIAVGTWSLSLALGSSGIPDLTLFDGESDAGVADALARVRRFFRRA is encoded by the coding sequence ATGGATGCCGACGCGCTGCGCTCGCTGAGGCTGCGGTCGCACCTGCTCGCAGAACCCGCAGCGACCGTTCCCGACGTCGCACGCCGACTCGTTGCCGTTCAATCGCAGGACTTCGCGGCGGGGCGGTGGGCCCTCGGCATCCGGACCGCCGGTGACCCCACGGTCGGCGACGTCGATCGCGCGTTCGACGAGGGGCTGCTCGTGCGGGCCTGGACGCAGCGGGGCACCCTGCACATCGTCGAGCCGACGGCGGTGGCGGGGATTCTGGCCGTCACCGGGGAACGGCAGTCGCGCGCGTACGGCATCGACCCCGCCGTGCTCGACCGTGCCGAGCGCGTCTTCCGCTCGGCCCTCGACGCCGAAGGGAGCCTCACGCGCGCAGCGTTCGTCGATGCGCTGCAACGAGACGGCGTCGCGGGCTCGGTTCCGGCCTGCAGCCGCATCCTGACCGCGCTGTCGCTCCGCGGCGTCGTCGCGCTCGGGCGCGTCGTTCCGCGCGAGGGTGGAGTGACGCGGGAGCAGTACCTCGTCCCGCTTCCCCCTGCCGAGACCGTCGGCGACGACCCCGCCGTCGACCTCTTCCTCGCCTACCTCCGCGGTCACGGCCCGGCATCGACCGCGGACTTCGCCTGGTGGGCGGGGCTTCCCGCAGGCGCGACGCGTTCCGTCGCCGAGCGCGCCGGCGATCGCGTGGTGCGCACCGACGACGGTCTGCTGTCCCTCCCGGCGCCGGGCCGCGCGGCTGTGGCCCCCACGACGATTGCGCTCCCCGCCTTCGACGAATACGTCCTCTCCTACGCCGAGCGCTCCCTCGCGATGGGCGCGGGGGACCGCACCACGATCGGCCCCACGGTGAACGGCATGGTGCGCCCCGTCATCCTGCGGGGCGGTATCGCGGTCGGCACATGGAGTCTGTCGCTCGCACTCGGGAGCAGCGGCATCCCGGACCTGACTCTGTTCGACGGGGAATCGGATGCCGGAGTCGCCGACGCGCTCGCGCGGGTGCGCCGCTTCTTCCGCCGTGCATAG
- a CDS encoding PspC domain-containing protein yields MTDLSLAGHAGAFSLTPEAKQLILDYLDRARESTSADADGDETVRDIETAIGDRLYAVLSGGGEIDKAAVTGILNDFGPVDAHDRGPVNRKAPLLCRIEEGKQISGLCLGLATRTDLRVDWVRSIAVILGLLTGGLLVLAYLVALLFAPRLQTVSEYQHAIRVGDRSRNTPDSPSAFGKSS; encoded by the coding sequence ATGACCGACCTCTCTCTTGCCGGCCACGCTGGCGCATTCTCGCTGACTCCTGAAGCCAAGCAGCTCATCCTCGACTACCTCGACCGCGCGAGAGAGTCGACATCCGCTGACGCCGACGGGGACGAGACAGTGCGCGACATCGAGACCGCGATCGGTGATCGCCTCTACGCCGTCCTCAGCGGAGGCGGTGAGATTGACAAAGCCGCGGTCACCGGCATCCTCAACGACTTCGGCCCGGTGGACGCGCACGACCGCGGCCCCGTGAATCGCAAGGCCCCCTTGCTGTGTCGCATCGAGGAAGGCAAGCAGATCTCCGGACTCTGCCTTGGTCTTGCCACGCGAACCGATCTTCGCGTCGACTGGGTCCGCAGCATCGCCGTCATCTTGGGCCTGCTCACCGGAGGGTTGCTGGTGCTCGCGTACCTCGTCGCACTCCTTTTCGCCCCACGCCTCCAAACCGTTTCCGAGTATCAGCACGCAATCCGCGTCGGCGACCGATCACGCAACACACCTGATTCGCCGTCGGCGTTCGGAAAGAGCAGTTGA
- a CDS encoding Asp23/Gls24 family envelope stress response protein, producing MADETPTTTTPAVPGARVDRTAPKAAETTSGTAGTTVIADGVVAKVAGIAAREIPGVHALGGGGARALGALRNAINATDLGQGVKVEVGETQAAVDLTIVVEYPTPVHQVAAQVRDAVAGAITRLVGLDVVEVNVTVDDVHIPGDEDEEHEESRVS from the coding sequence ATGGCTGACGAGACCCCCACCACGACCACCCCCGCCGTTCCCGGCGCGCGCGTCGACCGCACCGCACCGAAGGCTGCCGAGACCACGTCCGGCACAGCCGGCACGACCGTCATCGCCGATGGCGTCGTCGCGAAGGTCGCCGGTATCGCGGCTCGTGAGATCCCCGGCGTGCACGCCCTCGGCGGCGGCGGAGCCCGCGCTCTCGGCGCTCTCCGCAACGCCATCAACGCCACCGACCTCGGTCAGGGCGTGAAGGTGGAAGTGGGCGAGACCCAGGCCGCCGTCGACCTCACGATCGTCGTCGAGTACCCGACGCCCGTCCACCAGGTCGCCGCGCAGGTTCGTGACGCCGTCGCCGGCGCCATCACCCGCCTCGTCGGACTCGACGTGGTCGAGGTCAACGTCACCGTCGACGACGTCCACATCCCGGGTGACGAGGATGAGGAGCACGAGGAGTCGCGCGTCTCATGA
- the efeB gene encoding iron uptake transporter deferrochelatase/peroxidase subunit — MTGEEPTPEQTAPPALSRRGLFGLAAGVGAAGLALGAGAGSAAGVAIGRSRAAEEAASVYPFTGRHQAGITTPMQDHLHFAAFDMMAGTSREDLQSLLQDWSYAAARMTQGLDVSATGAVGGSPEAPPDDTGEALGLPASGLTITFGVGPTLFTTDDGTDRYGLASRRPAGLAKLPAFLGDDLDPAVSGGDLCIQACADDPQVAVHAIRNLSRIAFGRARLRWSQLGFGKTSKTSAAQATPRNLFGFKDGTANILSDDTEALADHVWVASADEPAWLAGGSYLVARKVAMLIETWDRVRLSEQQRIIGRDKSEGAPLSGGSETAAPDFEKKDAAGALAIDARSHVHRAHPDVNNGIRILRRGYNYVDGNTDLGRLDAGLFFLSYQRSPDQFVTLQRALSTDLMNEYVRHIASGIWAIPRGAKAGSYVGAELFA, encoded by the coding sequence GTGACCGGAGAAGAGCCCACGCCCGAACAGACGGCTCCCCCGGCCCTGAGCCGCCGGGGTCTATTCGGCCTCGCGGCCGGCGTCGGTGCGGCGGGCCTCGCCCTCGGCGCGGGAGCAGGATCGGCGGCGGGTGTCGCGATCGGCCGCTCGCGCGCCGCGGAGGAAGCGGCATCCGTCTACCCGTTCACCGGACGGCACCAGGCGGGCATCACGACCCCCATGCAGGATCACCTGCATTTCGCCGCGTTCGACATGATGGCCGGCACCAGCCGCGAGGACCTGCAGTCGCTCCTCCAGGACTGGAGCTACGCGGCCGCGCGGATGACGCAGGGGCTCGACGTCAGCGCGACGGGCGCCGTCGGCGGGTCGCCGGAGGCGCCGCCGGACGACACCGGCGAAGCATTGGGTCTCCCGGCATCCGGACTCACCATCACGTTCGGAGTCGGTCCGACCCTCTTCACGACCGACGACGGCACCGACCGGTATGGACTCGCATCGCGCCGCCCTGCGGGGCTCGCGAAGCTCCCCGCGTTCCTCGGCGACGACCTCGACCCCGCGGTGTCGGGTGGCGACCTCTGCATCCAGGCGTGTGCGGACGATCCGCAGGTCGCCGTCCACGCGATCCGCAACCTCAGCCGCATCGCCTTCGGCCGTGCGCGCCTGCGCTGGTCGCAGCTGGGCTTCGGCAAGACCTCGAAGACGTCGGCTGCGCAGGCGACACCGCGGAACCTGTTCGGGTTCAAGGACGGCACCGCCAACATCCTCTCCGACGACACCGAGGCCCTCGCCGATCACGTGTGGGTCGCGTCCGCCGACGAGCCGGCCTGGCTCGCGGGCGGGTCCTACCTCGTGGCCCGCAAGGTCGCGATGCTCATCGAGACGTGGGACCGCGTGCGGCTCTCCGAGCAGCAGCGAATCATCGGCCGGGACAAGTCCGAGGGCGCTCCCCTGTCGGGCGGCAGCGAGACGGCAGCGCCCGACTTCGAGAAGAAGGATGCCGCCGGTGCCCTCGCGATCGATGCCCGGTCGCACGTGCACCGCGCCCACCCCGACGTGAACAACGGCATCCGGATCCTCAGGCGCGGCTACAACTACGTCGACGGCAACACCGACCTCGGCCGCCTCGACGCGGGACTGTTCTTCCTCTCGTACCAGCGGAGCCCCGATCAGTTCGTGACCCTGCAGCGGGCCCTCTCGACCGACCTGATGAACGAGTACGTGCGGCACATCGCGTCGGGGATCTGGGCGATCCCGCGCGGCGCGAAGGCAGGCTCGTACGTCGGCGCCGAGCTGTTCGCCTGA
- the efeO gene encoding iron uptake system protein EfeO, with the protein MTRTRRAQAHAYLSLALAAVGVVALSGCVAKTDVASADALTVTSTDTSCDVSASAAKSGTLTFAVSNKSSQTSEFYLLAEDGLRIIGEVENIAPGAERTLTVVAQPGEYKTLCKPGMVGEGVGRADFSVTGTTVAATGDDAEQKQKAVDLYAAFVKDQVEQLVPAVDTFTTAYESGRDDEARAQFPKVRAFYERIEPVAESLGDLDPRIDYREVDAVAEGLDWTGFHRIEKDLWVPKKDALNADGETPAWKDWAPSTTAERATYGDKLVADVGELNDYVHSEKFQQALDSQGVAGLSNGAIALLDEVATGKITGEEDWWSGTDLSDFAANVEGSKMAFSLVKDFASATGADGAALSKEIARRYDDLDASLAAHGSLTDGFVEYRTLTEDDKRDLTDLINALAEPLSRLTSTVLQ; encoded by the coding sequence ATGACCCGCACCCGCCGCGCCCAGGCGCATGCCTACCTCTCCCTCGCCCTCGCCGCCGTCGGCGTCGTCGCCCTCTCGGGCTGCGTCGCGAAGACCGACGTCGCCAGCGCCGACGCGCTCACCGTGACTTCGACCGACACCTCGTGCGACGTCTCGGCGTCCGCCGCGAAGAGCGGGACGCTGACGTTCGCGGTCTCGAACAAGAGCTCTCAGACCAGCGAGTTCTACCTGCTCGCCGAGGACGGGCTCCGCATCATCGGCGAGGTCGAGAACATCGCGCCGGGCGCGGAGCGCACGCTCACCGTCGTCGCTCAGCCCGGAGAATACAAGACGCTCTGCAAGCCCGGGATGGTCGGCGAGGGTGTGGGTCGCGCAGACTTCAGCGTCACCGGCACGACCGTCGCCGCGACCGGCGACGACGCCGAGCAGAAGCAGAAGGCCGTCGACCTGTACGCGGCGTTCGTGAAAGACCAGGTCGAGCAGCTCGTGCCCGCCGTGGACACGTTCACGACGGCGTACGAGTCGGGGCGCGACGACGAGGCGCGCGCGCAGTTCCCGAAGGTGCGGGCGTTCTACGAGCGGATCGAGCCGGTCGCGGAATCCCTCGGCGACCTCGACCCGCGCATCGACTACCGCGAAGTGGATGCCGTGGCGGAAGGCCTCGACTGGACCGGATTCCACCGCATCGAGAAAGACCTGTGGGTCCCGAAGAAGGATGCGCTCAACGCCGACGGCGAGACGCCCGCGTGGAAGGACTGGGCGCCCTCGACCACGGCCGAGCGCGCCACCTACGGCGACAAACTCGTCGCGGATGTCGGCGAGCTCAACGACTACGTCCACTCCGAGAAGTTCCAGCAGGCCCTCGACTCCCAGGGCGTCGCCGGGCTCTCCAACGGCGCCATCGCGCTCCTCGACGAGGTCGCGACCGGCAAGATCACCGGTGAAGAGGACTGGTGGTCGGGCACCGATCTCTCGGACTTCGCCGCGAACGTCGAGGGCTCCAAGATGGCGTTCTCGCTCGTGAAGGACTTCGCCTCCGCGACCGGCGCCGACGGTGCCGCACTGTCGAAGGAGATCGCCCGTCGCTACGACGATCTGGATGCGTCTCTCGCCGCCCACGGCTCGCTCACGGACGGTTTCGTCGAGTACCGGACGTTGACCGAGGACGACAAGCGCGATCTCACCGACCTGATCAACGCGCTCGCCGAGCCACTGTCGCGCCTCACCTCGACGGTCCTGCAGTGA
- a CDS encoding DUF6286 domain-containing protein → MTTPVLRRVVRRETHSPRSVAFALVVLLGIVLALYVAVELILALASQPSLLVRPMSALQWLAGLPSNAPVAAAVAGGLIAAALGLWLVVLAVSPGRLSKHEVDAGGRVAVIDNGVLASALAQRVSDETGIARDRVTVGVAHRSVDVTVRPGAGIPIDETEVTALAEAEIASLKLARPVRTRVRVERHDEEEKAA, encoded by the coding sequence ATGACCACTCCCGTGCTCCGTCGCGTCGTGCGCCGCGAGACCCACTCGCCGCGCAGCGTCGCGTTCGCCCTCGTCGTCCTGCTCGGAATCGTCCTGGCGCTGTACGTCGCGGTCGAACTCATCCTCGCCCTCGCCTCGCAGCCGTCGCTGCTGGTGCGGCCGATGTCTGCTCTCCAGTGGTTGGCAGGTCTCCCCTCGAACGCCCCCGTCGCAGCGGCAGTCGCCGGAGGATTGATCGCGGCAGCGCTCGGCCTCTGGCTCGTGGTCCTGGCCGTGTCGCCGGGGCGCCTGTCCAAGCATGAAGTGGATGCCGGCGGCCGCGTCGCCGTCATCGACAACGGTGTGCTCGCGTCGGCTCTCGCCCAGCGGGTGAGCGACGAAACGGGCATCGCCCGCGATCGCGTGACGGTCGGCGTCGCCCACCGGAGCGTCGACGTCACCGTCAGGCCGGGGGCCGGCATCCCGATCGATGAGACCGAGGTCACCGCGCTGGCCGAGGCGGAGATCGCCTCGCTGAAGCTTGCACGCCCCGTCCGCACCCGCGTTCGGGTCGAGCGCCACGACGAAGAGGAGAAGGCGGCATGA
- a CDS encoding CsbD family protein yields the protein MGLDDKIKNAAQDIAGKAKEAIGKATDNDKLVAEGKADQAKSDVKQAGENVKDAFKKD from the coding sequence ATGGGACTCGACGACAAGATCAAGAACGCCGCTCAGGACATCGCCGGTAAGGCGAAGGAAGCGATCGGCAAGGCCACCGACAACGACAAGCTCGTTGCCGAGGGCAAGGCCGACCAGGCCAAGTCCGACGTGAAGCAGGCTGGCGAGAACGTGAAGGACGCCTTCAAGAAGGACTGA
- a CDS encoding PadR family transcriptional regulator, whose amino-acid sequence MEAKLMALRRGMLEPVVLATVEHHQRYAGEIAERLRAAGFPVQDGTLHPLLNRLRREGLVVHEWHESPTGPPRKYLTLSEDGRVQLEQFRAYFHTLASMLDSIGR is encoded by the coding sequence ATGGAAGCAAAGCTGATGGCTCTCCGGCGCGGGATGCTCGAACCCGTGGTCCTTGCAACGGTCGAGCATCACCAGCGCTACGCCGGCGAGATCGCGGAGCGTCTCCGGGCGGCAGGGTTTCCCGTGCAGGACGGAACACTGCACCCACTGCTCAACCGGCTGCGCCGTGAAGGACTTGTCGTTCATGAGTGGCACGAGTCCCCAACAGGTCCTCCGCGCAAGTACCTGACGCTCTCTGAGGACGGTCGCGTTCAGCTTGAGCAGTTTCGGGCCTATTTCCACACCCTCGCATCGATGCTCGACTCGATAGGACGATGA
- a CDS encoding thiamine pyrophosphate-binding protein: MPTVASHVASALAAHVDHVFGVMGNGNALVLDALERRDDVTFTAVRHEAGGVVAADAHFRAGGGLAAATSTYGAGFTNTLTALAEAAQARVPLVLVVGDEPTSGPRPWDVDQLSLASAVGVRTYTVGRTDAAATTVIAIEHALSFRTPVVLAIPYDVGGRDAGEIPATPDPVLPAPLAVTGAHAEATVAAIARALAAAERPLLLAGRGAWTAGAGEQLGRLADAVGALTASTALGRGVFPRGEFDLGVIGGFGAEGAMDAIRDADVVVVFGASLNQFTMRFGELFSPEATIAQVDVAPAATHPQVGRFLRADAALAARAIADELERLGAAPSNWRDQVDVAGLGERDAGDGLAPDGRLDPRSAAAAIADLLPEDRVVVSDGGHFIGWANMFWPVASPDRMMMIGTAYQSIGLGFPSVPGAARARPDSTIVLTTGDGGGLMAIADLESAVRVARGRGLAVVWNDGAYGAEVHLYGVMGLARGPMEIPEVDFAGLARAVGAEGVIVRTLDDLQALARWRDLPADERPFLLLDLRISGAVRAPYQEEILQVNLRR, translated from the coding sequence ATGCCCACCGTCGCCTCCCACGTCGCTTCCGCTCTCGCCGCCCACGTCGACCACGTCTTCGGGGTCATGGGCAACGGCAACGCCCTCGTCCTCGACGCGCTCGAACGCCGCGACGACGTGACGTTCACCGCGGTCCGCCACGAGGCCGGCGGTGTCGTCGCCGCCGACGCCCACTTCCGCGCCGGGGGCGGGCTCGCCGCAGCGACTTCGACCTACGGCGCCGGCTTCACCAACACGCTGACGGCGCTCGCCGAAGCGGCGCAGGCTCGCGTGCCGCTCGTGCTCGTCGTGGGCGACGAGCCGACCTCGGGTCCCCGCCCCTGGGACGTCGACCAGCTCTCGCTCGCGTCGGCCGTCGGCGTCCGCACCTACACGGTCGGACGAACGGATGCCGCGGCCACCACGGTCATCGCGATCGAGCACGCACTGTCGTTCCGCACCCCCGTCGTGCTCGCGATCCCCTACGACGTGGGCGGGCGCGATGCGGGCGAGATCCCCGCGACGCCCGACCCGGTACTGCCGGCGCCGCTGGCGGTGACCGGCGCGCACGCCGAGGCGACAGTGGCGGCGATCGCGCGGGCCCTCGCGGCAGCGGAGCGGCCGCTGCTGCTCGCCGGTCGCGGCGCGTGGACGGCGGGCGCGGGTGAGCAGCTGGGGCGCCTCGCCGATGCGGTCGGCGCACTGACGGCATCCACCGCCCTCGGCCGCGGCGTCTTTCCGCGCGGCGAGTTCGACCTGGGGGTGATCGGCGGGTTCGGTGCGGAAGGGGCGATGGACGCGATCCGCGACGCTGACGTGGTCGTCGTGTTCGGGGCATCGCTCAACCAGTTCACGATGCGATTCGGGGAGCTCTTCTCCCCCGAGGCGACGATCGCGCAGGTCGACGTGGCGCCTGCGGCGACGCATCCGCAGGTCGGTCGCTTCCTGCGAGCGGATGCCGCACTCGCCGCCCGTGCGATCGCGGACGAGCTCGAGCGGCTCGGTGCGGCGCCGTCGAACTGGCGCGATCAGGTCGACGTGGCAGGGTTGGGCGAACGCGACGCTGGCGACGGGCTTGCACCGGATGGACGACTCGATCCACGGAGTGCGGCCGCGGCGATCGCGGATCTTCTGCCGGAAGACCGGGTGGTGGTGTCGGACGGTGGGCACTTCATCGGCTGGGCGAACATGTTCTGGCCTGTGGCGTCACCCGACCGGATGATGATGATCGGCACGGCGTATCAGTCGATCGGTCTCGGCTTCCCCTCGGTGCCGGGCGCAGCACGAGCTCGGCCGGATTCGACGATCGTGCTCACGACGGGCGACGGCGGCGGGCTCATGGCGATCGCCGACCTCGAGTCGGCCGTGCGGGTGGCGCGCGGGCGGGGACTCGCGGTGGTCTGGAACGACGGTGCGTACGGCGCGGAGGTCCACCTGTACGGCGTCATGGGTCTCGCCCGCGGACCGATGGAGATCCCCGAGGTCGACTTCGCCGGGCTCGCTCGAGCCGTCGGCGCGGAAGGCGTCATCGTCCGAACCCTGGACGATCTGCAGGCGCTGGCGCGCTGGCGCGATCTGCCCGCGGATGAGCGTCCGTTCCTGCTGCTCGACCTGCGGATCTCGGGCGCCGTTCGCGCGCCGTATCAGGAGGAGATCCTGCAGGTGAACCTGCGGCGCTGA
- a CDS encoding DUF6054 family protein — translation MLQTMEITLTPFDAARIVLDHVQSSGMTVECVGQHATATEAGHQTSLLIFEKYYMRTSSRASLTVLLENLAGPTTAVFRGSGGGEGALFRFDWGASADFAASVIDALAPYATE, via the coding sequence ATGCTGCAGACGATGGAGATCACTCTCACGCCGTTCGATGCCGCCCGCATCGTCCTCGACCACGTGCAGTCGTCGGGGATGACGGTCGAGTGCGTCGGCCAGCACGCGACGGCGACCGAGGCGGGGCATCAGACCTCGCTCCTCATCTTCGAGAAGTACTACATGCGGACGAGCAGCCGGGCATCGCTGACCGTACTCCTCGAGAACCTCGCCGGCCCGACGACGGCGGTCTTCCGCGGGTCGGGCGGGGGAGAAGGCGCGCTCTTCCGGTTCGACTGGGGTGCGAGCGCCGACTTCGCCGCGAGCGTGATCGACGCGCTCGCACCGTACGCGACCGAGTAG